One region of Zingiber officinale cultivar Zhangliang chromosome 7B, Zo_v1.1, whole genome shotgun sequence genomic DNA includes:
- the LOC122006467 gene encoding vacuolar protein sorting-associated protein 55 homolog has translation MAGFSRRLAACLHTGQLALLAILVSGGIVLQILACALYNNWWPMLTALMYIMLPMPLLFFMGSNSNSLMSSEGDGWANLTKFLTGFSVIGSIAIPAILKHANLIGWGALVMELSSFAIFGIAIVWLLAMNNQDEYNFF, from the exons ATGGCAGGTTTTTCACGCAGATTGGCTGCTTGCTTGCACACAGGGCAGCTTGCTCTTTTGGCAATTCTGGTATCTGGTGGAATcgtgttgcaaattttg GCGTGTGCTTTGTACAACAACTGGTGGCCTATGCTGACAG CCTTGATGTATATAATGCTTCCAATGCCATTACTATTCTTCATGGGGTCCAACAGCAACTCGCTCATGTCCAGCGAGGGAGATGG CTGGGCAAACCTCACCAAGTTCTTGACGGGGTTTTCGGTGATCGGAAGCATCGCTATACCGGCAATACTGAAACATGCCAATCTCATCGGATGGGGAGCTCTAGTGATGGAGCTATCTTCATTTGCAATATTTGGCATCGCAATCGTGTGGTTATTGGCGATGAACAACCAAGATGAGTACAATTTTTTCTAA
- the LOC122006468 gene encoding uncharacterized protein LOC122006468, whose protein sequence is MEFRLVLHLSLLILLSTQQLQARGESKGSVAFIDGYLQRYIRNNAQDSSGKAISMSLTEVAATISVLLGFAPPPSLPAASSSKLSQVLYPNPFDKPHAIFLLEVGGVVEPSDYTEYLNTQAGEVFKSSISGSSNAKIELPGEDEVSVVHLDRTLDFECNDACLDEELREFASWIGGSYVGSIDSSDWKLTISLSSGSTLDLHLTKKSDLQFASSLISLVTNVKKTMAKHEVLSGRRIISSEIMKGHFSGIEALTDEYGWGTIAHQGVELLQTVLVKISNMLQMAYGGKIVEVIILNEELSSESGILLDVASIPRISRVLEEASSSDTTGSEVLLVRRTLAWITGVILLISTFIGIYYLLNMPLTRDTLLYSNVKID, encoded by the exons ATGGAATTTCGCCTGGTTTTGCATCTGAGCCTACTGATCTTGTTGTCGACCCAGCAGCTGCAAGCTAGG GGCGAGAGCAAAGGATCGGTCGCCTTTATAGATGGTTATTTGCAGAGATATATCAGGAACAATGCGCAGGACTCCTCGGGGAAG GCGATTTCAATGTCTTTGACAGAAGTTGCCGCCACTATATCAGTTTTACTTGGATTTGCACCGCCACCCTCGCTTCCTGCTGCTTCTTCATCTAAG CTAAGCCAGGTTCTATATCCCAATCCCTTTGATAAACCCCATGCCATTTTCTTGCTGGAAGTTGGTGGAGTGGTTG AACCATCAGACTACACAGAGTATTTGAATACCCAAGCTGGTGAGGTTTTCAAAAGCTCAATCTCTGGTTCAAGCAATGCAAAAATCGAACTTCCAG GTGAGGATGAAGTTTCTGTTGTTCATCTGGACAGAACCTTGGATTTTGAATGCAATGATGCTTGTCTTGATGAGGAACTCCGAGAATTT GCAAGTTGGATTGGTGGTTCTTATGTTGGCAGCATAGATTCATCAGACTGGAAGCTTACTATTTCTTTATCCAGCGGAAGCACTCTGGATCTGCATCTAACAAAG AAATCAGACCTTCAATTTGCATCTAGTCTTATTTCTTTGGTTACGAATGTCAAGAAGACCATGGCCAAACATGAAGTTTTATCGGGTAGAAGAATCATATCTTCTGAAATTATGAAAGGCCATTTTTCAGGCATCGAG GCACTCACGGATGAATATGGTTGGGGAACCATTGCTCATCAGGGTGTGGAGCTGCTTCAGACAGTACTCGTAAAGATATCTAATATGTTACAAATGGCCTATGGAG GGAAGATCGTTGAAGTCATCATATTAAACGAGGAGCTTTCATCAGAGTCTGGAATCTTGTTAGATGTGGCATCTATTCCACGAATTTCAAGAGTCTTAGAAGAAGCAAGCTCATCTGACACGACTGGTTCAGAAGTGCTACTTGTCAGGAGGACTTTGGCTTGGATAACTGGAGTTATCCTTCTCATATCAACGTTCATTGGG ATCTACTACTTGCTCAATATGCCACTTACGAGGGACACCCTTCTTTACTCCAACGTCAAGATAGATTGA